In the genome of Yarrowia lipolytica chromosome 1B, complete sequence, the window ACTGTGAAATACCAGACAGTGAATCATGGTCCTGTCACCATCAACTTTTTCCTGCAGGCGCTCGATTGAACTTCAACCACTCCTGAAGAAGTTCATGGGGGACACAAGTAATTGCTTTCTGTTACTCCAGTGATACGGTCCGTTCTCATGTCTACACGGGTCTTAACTTGTCAATTTCCAGTACTAACACAGACGCCCGAACATCTGCCGTCAAGGCCGTTGAGCGAACCATTGGCGAGGCCTACGAAATTGTGAGTATCGAAGGGGGATATTTGGTCGATACAAACGACATACTGGTTAAAAATGGATCTGGTTTTTTGGACCGGTCTATTTAACAGTCTTAATGATCCGGCTGGACTACAGACACGACGCCCAACAATCTCCTCATCCCTACTAACTCAGCTTGACCAACTCTCGGTTGAAATCCAAAACATCCCCTCGTCTGCGCGAGCACCTTTGTCTGCCAACCTGCGACAGTATCGACAGTCAATCCAGTCTGCTAAGAAGCAGCTTGCCAACGTGGAGCAGGCTGGCGCTCGAAATGAGCTCTTTGGAGACAGATCGGCGGCCGGCGACGGCGACATTGCTCTCGaccagcgacagcagcttCTGTCTGGCCAGGAGTCCCTCGACCGAAGCTCGCAGCGAATCAGAGACTCGCAACGAGTGGCCAACGAAACTGAGTCCATTGGAGCCAACATTCTGACCGACCTGCGGGGCCAGCGGGAACAGATTCAAAACTCGAGAAACACATTGCTGGAGGCAGATGGCTACGTGGACAAGAGTATTCGGACTCTGCGGTCCATGACCCGTAGGATGGCTATGAACAAGGTGTTGACCTACCTGATCATTGCTGTGTTGGTGATTCTCATTCTGCTGGTTCTAGCCAGCAAGTTTTGGTAGACGGTAAATGACGTAATGTTGACTATAATTATTAATGAAAGGGTGTATCCAATGcaagttggtgatggtagTGCGTTCTATGGCGGGTAGGaagtggagaagaacggATACTGGTAGCTCTTCCAAGACGTAGAGTCAAGCAAACGCCAGTCTCGCTTCATTGACACTCACTCTGAGTAACCctgatacttgtacagttgCTGGCTTCTAAATCTTTCGAGAATGGTGGTTCCATACATGCTCTTGCTCTAGACCTTGCAGCAACAGTAAGAAGttggctacagtactgcAGATAACACGTTCGAGACTTGGCAGTTGTTCGCGACTTTGTCGTCTAATGAATATTTGCTCTAGTATTGACACTTGCGCTATTCCGTCTTGGTCTAAATTAATGTGTATTTGAAATAGGACCTAATGAACAGCATGGAGCGGTCTAAAACCAAGCTAAGGACCATTGTTAGGAGATTGGAAAGTTGACTAAGGGGGAATAAGAGGTCCAATGACTTATGAGAGGTGTTTTCTTTCTTTACAAACAACCAATTGTGTGAGTTGTTGTGTCTGCACAGGCTGGCCAGTGGCGTGTCTCAGACAATCAGACAACCATAATCAAAGGCATGTTGGTTCAAACCTACGACTTTTAGTCAATACTGTAAATAAGCAAACAAATAAACAGCGGTGCTATGTGGACTGGGTTATACTGGTTATTGTTTGGCTGGTGATGTCAACGCAAGTAAGGACTTGAGCTTGTGGTGTGgaatatacaagtatgtactgtacttgtttttCCATAACCGTCCCACAACAGCCAGAGTCGGTACAGCATCGAGGGAGTCAAGGTCTAGCTTGTAGAATGAACTCACAATCCATGGAGCCAGttgagtacttgtaaaagTACTTGCAAAGACCCAATGACTTGTGAAGGGTGCAATGTGAAGCTGACGGCTGCACTCGTTGTAATGGCTGCATGCGGGTCTCAATACGGGCTTTTTATGGCTTTTAATGCCGCCAAAATATTATCAGGGCTATACTTATAGTATATTATCGGCTCCTGTATTGCTTTTGGGAAGAGTGATAGGGATGGACATAGCGAGAGGGGACCGGATCAACCCAGTCCAGGACATAGAAGACAAATGGAACCACACCGACTGAGAGTCTCCACCTTCTGTATCCAAGAGCTTGCCGGTATATTCTCttggcacgtgactgtcTTCGTCGagatcatctccaacgtCATGTCCAAGCTTAACAAAAGTACTTCCAACTTAGTTATACTCAGGTGAGAGCATACCTAAAAAGCCATTAAAaaagcagaaaaaaaaagcagaaaaaaaaaaaaagcaagtCCATAAAATGCCTTTTCCGAGGGCTCCTGTACAGTTAGACACTCCAACAACGAtgaggggggggggggggggggggggaaaGAAGCCAAAAACAAAGGCCGAGGCCCATTCCATCCAACCTACCGACGATATTCCTGCCAAAAGTAACCCACAGAGCATTACCTCagacaagtactgtagtccTTTAAGCTGCCCTGACCAATTCTCACTCAGCGAAGAGAGTTGATTGGTTCATAGAGAGGCTTGGTTGGCAGTTGCGGGCTCGTTGATTGACAGTTGGAAGTGAGATAGAGCTGAATAATAGCTGACAGGATCGTGTTAATAACTAACGATAACGATTGAAGTGTAGTGGATATTTGTGGTGTCCCTGTGGTGTCCCTGAGGTGGTTGGTTCGAATAACTGAGTCGGAGCACCATGATGAGCGCTACCAAGTCGTGTGTATCATGGAGTTGCCCGGAGCAGAGCAAGCTCTCAGAGGACACAAACTTGTTGTTTCGAGCTGTAGACAGAACTTGAACGTGGTTCTGGATGTGATAAGTATCGCACAGAATGTTGGGGGCACCGTCGACAAAAGTCAACGACTTAGGAAATCGTCTCTGTAGGGTATTGGATGACGTGGAGAGTCCTCAAAGAGACTCGTAGGGTGACTTATCCCCACCAAAATGGTCTGATATTCGTGACGACCTGTTCCAATCAATGATTTCTTGTGCCCGTTAGATATTCCCACCAACTGCTGTAGTTGCACATCAACTTCTGCAGTAGTTGACATTATGCACAAGTCAAGTATTGCTCCCAACTTCCGAGCCCAAAAGCCAACTACTCGCAACCATATTAGAAGACTTCTCTACAAAACTCGCCACCGGAAAAACAGCTCATGAAAAGCCACTATTGACCTTGAAAACCGCATCTGCGACCCAAAATCAGCTTCTGGGCCATGAAACCAACTCAcacagcctcctccaccttaTACAAGACCCCTTGCCGAGGACTCAACGCTCCGTCACCGTCTCTGACGCATAGTATCATTGTGGAGGGTAGAAGAGGGTGTGTGAGAGTCATTCTAAGCAACAGATGCTGATGGTGACGAGTCAGTGAGGTCGACATGGTCGTTGCGAAAGCAATTGATAGTTGAAAGTACAGAGCATTCGTTATCCACGACTACACTGACATGACACAGACAGTCCATGATCACCCACACACTCAACacaccagcaacaacactCACCCGTGTTCCATTACTCGCCCAATTGAAGGCCGCCCTTCAGACCACACTCTTCACGTGGCGCGAACCTACACAGACAACCGAGCTGGGATCACATCCCACGAATTGATGACGGTGATGGCTGATCCATACAGAATCATCCTCTCTCTCGTCACAATCTCAGGCTACTTCCCATCCATCCATCCCACATATCACCCCAATCACAGATCACCCCGACCACAGATCACATCCATCACACCACACTAGATCATGTCAATACGCCAGATTCCTCCCCGCTCACTACCCGGCAGTCATTCGCCATAAATACAATAATATTACAATGCTTCAATAATGTGGACAATCTTGTCCACGACTTTTTCGAAAATCGAGTCGTCTCCTcgaaccaccaccagcttgCCCTGGCCTCTCAACTCCACTGCCGACGACTCCAACTCGGAGCCCTCAGCCTGCAGATAGATGAGAATGTCGGGAGCAGGAAGCCCTCGAAGCAAATTGGCACTGGACATCCATTCCTCGAGATacgacgaggccgaggccgaaGACACACTCTCAGAGACGGACGCTCGAGACATGAGTGGGTCATGTGAGACGGAGccgtggtggtggggagaatcacgtgagatgGAGCCGCGCGACTCGTGGGCCAGCTCAGCCACACGCGTCTCGTGTTGGTGATGCGACGTCACGTGGGGATGCGCGTTGTGCACagggtcatgtgacacaCTTTCACGTGTCGGGTCACGTGTGGCCGAGGTGGGCTCATCTCGCGAGAGCTCGTGCTCTGCGCCAGCATGAGGAGCAATCGCCACGCTAGGCGAGCGTCCACTTCCTCCTACGCTCGCCGGCGATCCACTCTCGGACTCCTCGGGGATCACAGAGGTGTCTCTCTTCCATCTCTCCATGGCTTCCGATTCGTGTTCTTCCGAGTATGTCGACGTGTGGCTTTGTCGCATCAAGTGCTCCTGAACAAACTTGTCGGCAATCGTCACGAGATAGCCATGTAGCAGGACAACGCCAGGCTGAGAAGTCTTGTGTTGCGCCGAATGGAAGTAGTTGGACACGAGCTGATGTAAACACGTGATATTCCACATGGCTGACGCGAATCCGTCGGTGATGAAGTCGGGTTTTTGGTTGATGATGCAGGCCAGCGAGTTGGCGGGGGTGGTTGAGGGGTTGGTCGAGGTTGTGGGGGTGTCTGACGCGCCTGCAATGTTGTGCAGGGTGACAAACGAGTACTTTGAGTCGGTCGGCGCGTTTTTGCTGTCAGCAGCCTCTGCACTCTTGACTTCGGTAGGAGTCTCAGCCTTGGCTTCGTTCTTATCGGCAACCTCAGCCTCTTTTCCTTTAGCTTCTGTGGGCTCCACCTTTGCAGGTTCAGTGGCGGCTGTGCCGGCAACGCTCGCATTGCTaagcttctccttgacgCTGTCAACTACCTTTCTTCCCcattctcctcctccctcgATGGCCACAATCCTGCTTCTCTCACTCACCTGGCCGGGGAGAGGCTCACAGAGCATGCTGAGTGCGTCTGCCTTCTCGCGCATACTCATGGGACCTCCCTCTTCGGCCACGAGCGGACTGATGCGGCCAGAGGCAATCGCAATGGCCGACTTGTACCGCACGGACCGccgctgttgctgg includes:
- a CDS encoding uncharacterized protein (Compare to YALI0B02244g, similar to uniprot|Q04338 Saccharomyces cerevisiae YMR197C Vesicle transport v-SNARE protein VTI1, similar to Saccharomyces cerevisiae VTI1 (YMR197C); ancestral locus Anc_6.287); this translates as MEASELYKSYETDFLLAQSEIEQKLESISTLERDARTSAVKAVERTIGEAYEILDQLSVEIQNIPSSARAPLSANLRQYRQSIQSAKKQLANVEQAGARNELFGDRSAAGDGDIALDQRQQLLSGQESLDRSSQRIRDSQRVANETESIGANILTDLRGQREQIQNSRNTLLEADGYVDKSIRTLRSMTRRMAMNKVLTYLIIAVLVILILLVLASKFW